The sequence GCCGTAGGAAACGGTTGAGTAGATTATAGCCTTTGAGAACCCTTGAGAAGAATATGACATTGAAAACCCTTAGAAAGATTATAGCTTTGGGAAACCTTTGAGGAGAATACAGCCTTTGGAAACCCTTGATGAGAGTATAGCCTTTGGGAACCCTTGAGGAGTGTATAGCCGTAGGAGACGGTTGAGTAGGTTATAGCCTTTGGGAACCCTTGAGAAGAATATGACATTGAAAACCCTTAGAAAGATTATAGCTTTGGGAAACCTTTGAGGAGAGTACAGCCTTTGGAAACCCTTGATGAAAGTATAGCCTTTGGGAACCCTTGAGAAGAGTATAGCCGTAGGAGACGGTTGAGTAGGTTATAGCCTTTGGGAACCCTTGAGAAGAATATGACATTAAAAACCCTTAGAAAGATTATAGCTTTGGGAAACCTTTGAGGAGAGTACAGCCTTTGGAAACCCTTGATGAGAGTATAGCCTTAGGGAACCCTTTAGGAGAGTATAGCAGTAGGAAACGGTTGAGTAGGTTATAGCCTCTGGGAACCCTTGAGAAGAATATGACATTAAAAACCCTTAGAAAGATTATAGCTTTGGGAAACCTTTGAGGAGAGTACAGCCTTTGGAAACCCTTGATGAGAGTATAGCCTTTGGGAATCCTTGAGGAGAGTATAGCCGTAGGAAACGGTTGAGTAGATTATAGCCTTTGGAAACCCTTGAGGAGATTATAGCCTTTGGAATCCCTTGAGAGGAATATGACATTGGGAAACCGTGCGAATAATGTAGCCACATGAAAATATAGAGGATATTATATTCACAGGAAACCATAGAGGATATTATAGCCCTCGGAAACCCTTGAAGATAGCTTAACCTTAGGACAATTTTCATTACTGATTATACCAGGGACGTATATTGAAGTTTTAACCAAATATTTTAGCAAAATGttttgttgaacaggcagacataagtctttttttatactttatatatgaaacatctgtttcaatgttgttactgttcttgaaatattttattttgattgtttattacttttcatatagttgatttatttccttgtttccttttctcactcaactatttttcccggttggagcacttgggcttatagcatcctgtttttccaactagggttgtaggttacctaataataataacaataataatgataataataataataataataataataataataataacggttatgGTCCCAAACATAACCAATGTTGACTCTGAAGTCCACAACCTGGCCCGATAAAAGTCTATTGTCTTTTACCTCACAGAATGGATTCTCTGAAGCAAGAGATCGTGATTGGTCATGGTGTCAGGCAAAATACATCACAATGATAAGCTCTAGCTTGAAAAGATGGAACTGCAGTCAAACTAAAAAGAGAAGAGTTGGCTGAATGAACTATGCTAAGCCAATGTTTGATGATCAACAAGGGCACATATATGCAGAGAAGTTACCACGTTGTTCTAGATCTAGAAAAAACAATAAGCCCAATTGTACAGCAtaaaccagcttttataacaatattcttacacaatgTGTCAGGCTAACAAAGTGAGAATCAATACTGAGTTTAGGGTTGTGGGGGCCTGTTTGGTAacgtgatcgtcagactggggctcgagtctcgcttaaactcgttagttcccttggtggctgcaacctcacactCCATTGCCTGGTAcgccttggtcatagcttgaagggagaggagacttgggcgttTATCATATGTATAACTGATTGGTCGTTAGGGCaatgtcctgtttgctagggcaatgtcaccatcccttacctctgccattcgtggGTGACCTTTAAAACTTATGCAAGTCTGTGTAGTCAAACCAAAAGTTTTTTAAAGTTCGAAGAAGCTGGATAAAAAGATGTGGAAAGGATACAGGGTTTGAGGTAAATAGAAAACTAAAAGTACTCCCAGCCAATGACCTTTTAATAGTTTCTACAGTACAGCTGTAGAGATGAGCTGATGGCACTCACCCAGCCACTATTTGAATACGTGTCAGAATTAATCtacgtgtatatatagtatatatcctcCTCTGGTCTATCACAAGGTCGTGACTTCGTCTAAGTTATAAGGTgtgatttagttttatatatatatatatatatatatagatagatagatatatactgtatatatataaatatatatatatatatatatatatatatatatagatagatagatagatagatagatagatagatagatagatagatatatactgtatatatataaatatatatatatatatatatatatatatatatatatatatatattaaagaaaattgcATATTTTGTGTGATTTCATTTGATTTATATTACAAGGAACTTGCCACTTATTGCTCTTAGGAAAAATATTTAGGCAGTAGTTTCCAGTCAAACAATAGTCGATGTGGCAGCTGTAGTTTCCTACGAGGTTTTTGCAATTTGCATTTGTTGTGTGTAAATTACAATAAGTTGCAACGTAGCGTTAATTTAAAGAATACCAAACTATATTAATCTTGCTTCATATAGTTTTAAACATATATAAGAAGCtgtatcataaaaaatattttagtgTATTATCAAATCTTGGAACTCATTGCAATTcgttattttcattgaaatttcaccttcagtgtcaaattctaatagtcaggccttcttcatcatgttgctcaatactacacagtattttagaagttttattccagctatgactaagttttgaaatgatcttccttatcgggtagttcaaaagttcaaatttgcaaaaaattattttatgttgaacaggctgacataagtctctttttatagtttatgtatgaaaaatcttttcatgttgttactgttcttagaaaaaattattttaaatgcttattacttatttcctttcctccctgggctatttttccctgttgaaccttgggcttataggatcctgcttttgcaactatggttgtaccttagctaataataattataatgataattattatacaaAATGTTCATACTGCAATATCACGTGCTAGGATAAGATCAGCCAAATTCCTCAACTAAAAGAAGAAATTTTTCAGATATTTCAACTGTCTCAAGAATTGGTTTTAATACGATCATATTGTCAACAAGCATCTAGATTTTGTGTACCAGAtgggaggtaaggatgggggttttgggggagctaaTTGGTTTATCTGCTTATATGCTGGgtcatcagtagacattgcctggccctccttggtcttagtttgggtggagagaagcttggacgctgatcatatgtatatatggtaagacgctagggcattgtactgcttgatagggcaatgtcactgtcccttgcctctgccattcatgaacggccttcaaATCTTTAAACCTAATGAGAGGGAGATGTTAACTGGGCTAAATCACAAACCCACACACGTACTCAAGTAAACACCTGAAATGCACCGGTAGTGGACCAGTGGTTACTCAAACGTCTGCCCTCAGCAGCAGTAGTCTGTGGACCTCCTCGGAGTCCGTGTGGGTTTCACCTTCTCGTCGATTTTACCCGGGACCGGACGCAGTCACGTCCACATCAGTTACAACAGAAACGCCCGTGTCCATGCATCGATTCACCCTGATTCGTCGGGCGTTGGAGACCACCAGTGGAAAATGTTGACTTCAGTTTCTTGAGTATCGTAGCTATAGGTGGTTTGTCATGGATGTTCTTTTACAGTCGTTTGATATATCTTAAGCCATATGGAAGTGTTTGATTAAGCAAGACGGCTAAGACTGATAAAGAATATATTCTAACTTGTATGCGAATATCAGTCATAAGGTAACAATTAGATATAGCAATTAGGGTTGCCAATACTAGAACTGCAGTGAATTAATACTAGCTAAAGTTTGTTTTTAAACCTTCACCGCTAGTCTCTGGATTCCGTTCTTCCaagtaaaatcaaatatatcacgAAGAAATGATTCCTTATATCAAAAGGAATTTGATGTTAAGCAGACGCATTATTGTCTTGCTACTCGCTTTCTGTGTGATTTTCCTGTCTCAGTTCTACCAAACTAAAAGTGGAACTGAGATTTTGATGGATGAATTCGACGATGAAAAAGACGAGGAAATGGACAAACTGGGAGATGAGGAGGATCAGAAAGAGAAGAAGGAACAGGAGAAAAAGGAGATAGTAATAGAAGGTGAGACAAAACAACGTGATCGGAGAGGCAGAATTAATATGAATTTTGATTATATTGATGCTGTTCTAAGTCGGGAAATTTTTGGAAATGACTTGATATCTGGCGATGTTAATGAAGATAACATTTACTATGAAAACTTAGGATATGAAATTGCTGTTAATTCTAGCGAGATAAAGATTGACTTAGGAGAGAAAATAGAGTTAGTGATTGACGAACAAGGGACAGAGAGCATGAGCATCATAGACCAAGAGTTAGAAGAGTAtaaaaggaaagaagagaaaataGCTCTGGCTGTATACAATGGTAATGCTCAGTGGCATGAACGATAATATCCGCCAATATTTGAGATTATGAAGCATGATTCCTTTCGCTGATAATTATGTTTTCGATCACGCTGCCACGCAGACAGAGGCACAGAGACCGACTTGAACAGACAATTCAAAAACCtaaatcgaagtaaaaaaaaaatgaaaaataaaaaataaaaatctttagcaAATTATGGATGAAACGTCAGATTTTCGTTTGATATTTTAATTGGTAAACAATAACTAGGATAATTTCGATTACATTACTAAGAATTCTCTGTCAGCCTTTGTGTTTCAACGATTATCGAAATTTGCCTTTAAACAATAAGTTTTATAcacagctagtctctctctctctctctctctctctctctctctctctctctctctctctctctctcgcttttcatTTTAGAGACTTGCTTAaacatacacattattattattattattattattattattattattacttgctaagctacaaccctagttggaaaagcaagatgctttaaggccggggcctccaacagggaaaatagcccagtggggaaaggaaacagggaaaataaaacattttatgaccggtaatgaaattaaaataaatatttcttatataaactactgtaaaaacctttaacaaaaaccagtggaggaaaaataaaatagaatagtgtgctcaagtgtaccctcaagcaagacaactcaaacccaagacagtggacggccatggtacagaggctatggcactacccaacactagagaacaatggtttgattttggagtgtccttctcctagaagagcttcttaccatagcttaagagtctcttctacccttaccaagaggaaagtagccaatgaacaatcatTATAGTGCAATAGATaacgcttgggtgaagaagaattgttcagtaatctcagtgttgtcaggtggatgaaaacagaggagaatatgtaaagaataggccagactattcggtctatgtgtaggcaaggggaaagggaagcgtaaccagagagaaggatccaatgtagcactgtttggctagtcaaaggaccccaacactctctagcggtaatatatcaacgggtggctggtgccctggccaacctacatatatatatatatatatatatatatatatatatatatatatatatatatatatatgtgtgtgtgtgtgtgtgtgcatatacagtttataggtatatatatatatacatatatatatatatatatatatatatatatacatatatatttatatacgtatgtatatataaatgtatatatacatgtatatatatatacatatatatatatatatatatatatatatatatatatatatatatatatatatatatatatatatatatatatatatatatactgtatatccatattgaATACGTTTTGATTACCTGAAAAATTCCACCAAGTGGCTCTTTATTCCTCTCAAACTCAAGGAGTCACCTGGTGGAACTTTTCAGCTAATTAACATGTAATTAATAGGGAGATTGAATCTATTTAATGTATATGTGCGTGGAAAGGTTATAATTTAGTATAAAGAAATAGAATCATAACTAGAAAAATCCCGGCTTGTTAACATGTAATCAATATGGAGGTtgaatctatttattttatatctacgtGGAAGTTTTACAAATAGTtacagaaaaagagaaatatacATAGAAAAATCTCATAGCTATAAAGTTtgaatatacttactgtatatatacttggaATTTTTAGTTTAGTCTAAAATAAAGTAGAATTTGAACTAGGAAAATTCCATCTCTAGAAAGATATATTTATGAAGATCAATGAACATGGGAGGTAATGGCTTCCTGTTTGACCTTTGACATGTTCTGAAGATAAATTTGACATGATTTACCTCTTCCAGTCATCTTCGTTGGTTTGAAGTTATGACCAATGTGAAAAATATTAATCtcaatggacagagagagagagagagagagagagagagagagagagagagagagagagagagagagagagagagaaaatcaataaTTTTATGAAATGACTAAACATATCGTTAAGTGTCAACGCTTGACATTACAATTATGGTGATTAACTGTGCAAGTTTGAAATCTCGTCCATCATTGTGTAAGGTTTTTTCTAGAGAAACCAGAATTTCGTTGTACAAAAccgcacatacatatttacatacatacgcatatatatatatatatatatatatatatatatatacaaataaatatatacatatatatatatatatatatatacatatatatgcatatatatacatatatatatatgtatagatatacaaatatgtatgtgtatatatatatatatatatatatatatatatatatatatatatatatctatatatatacatatatatatatatatatatatatatatatatatatatatatatatataaatatatatatataattatatattctgatAAATAGAttacgtctcagcggcgtccaaaaatcgaagacgttgtctattcattataaattataaattagagTTACATGCAcaagtacgatatatatatatatatatatatatatatatatatatatatatattcatatatacatatatatatacatgaatatacacagcatatatatactgtatatatatatatatatatatatatatatatatatatatatatatatatatatatatatatatatatatatatatgtatatatatatatatgtatgtatatatatatatatatatacattgatatcaGTCATATATTgtaatacattgatgtctggattctttcttatacGTGACTAAATACTATGTGACTTTTATACTAGtttcctggaccggggttcgattcccctgccagccagaggctattgtctttgagttgatttttccttggttctctgatcccgaggtaagaaaacacgtctaaatatgcaaaatttatcataagtatatatatatatatatatatatatatatatatatatatatatatatatatatatatatgtatatatatatgtatgtatacatatatatatatatatatatatatatatatatatatgtatatatatgtatatatatttacatatatatatatatatatatatatatatatatatatgtatgtatgtatgtatatatatgtatatatacatatatatatatatatatatatatatatatatatatatatatatatatataattatatatattaaaacctaATAATAGctcgtaatatatttttttctacgaTGACCTTGTTTGGTTATTAAAGTTTGTGAAATCTAGTCcattgctcaatatatatatatatatatatatatatatatatatatatatatatatatatatatatatatatatatatatatatatatatatatatttatatatacattatctatcgtTGGGCACATCAACATAATTCAATGTAATTATAGACACAGATATGCAAATGACTCCTATATAGATGAACGAACTCTCGCCATAAATGGACATggtataaggtagtaggttggccagggcaccagccacccgttgagatactatcgctagagtgtgttggggtcttttgactggccagacagtaccgcattggatctttctctctagttgcGGTTCGCTTTCCCTTAGCCTGAATATAGATCGAGtaatccggcctattctttacagattctactctgttctcatacacctaacaacactgagaataccaaaccattcttcttcactgaagaggttatctacggcactgtaattattcagtagctactctctgtagctatggtaagcagctcttttaggagaaggagagtctaaaatcaaactattgttctttagtgttaggtagtgccatagcctctgtcttgggttagagttctttttcttgaaggtacacttgggcacatcattttatctaatttctcttcgtgttttgttaaagtttgtatagtttaaattggaaatatctatttcaatgttatcattgttcctgaaatattttatttttccttgtttcctctcctcactgggctattttcccttttggggcccctgggattacagcatcttgcttttccaacgagggttgtagcttggcaagtaataataataataataataataataataatatataacttaATCTGTATAGATGACCTGTCTCTAAGGTCTAATGGAGCTTCAACACATCACCATATAAAAGAGACTAAACGTCAGGaagaaaaatttattcatctcatcCACGAAACTGGGACTAACTTTCATGGCAGATGGTGTCTCACCTGAGCCAACCTCACTTATCCTTCCATTTaatggattagactgggtaaagtctattgggggtgcaggtATCTAAtgtatggttatcttcggatacgtccctgactatatacgatatcttcggatagtcataacgggggttagaaccccataatacctgacggtaattctcttgtaatatcacttgcagaaatattatacagtaggaagctgctgaaggaatcttctatcaggatgacatggctatctcacccaaaaagtagatttttcccacgtcaaaatccgttaaattTTCAATTCGATTCGCCCAACTGATGGCGATGAATAAAATCATTttacgagtaatatatatatatatatatatatatatatatatatatatatatatatatatatatatatatatgtatatatatatatatgtatatatatatatatatatatatatatatatatatatatatatatatatatatatatatatatatatatatatatatatatatatataagatttagtgTTCTAATATTTATCAAAGTCATATGTAAttagtaaaatttatataatttttaccaaACAAAACGTATAGAATTTTAGTTTTTAGAACTATATTGAAGATAAATCATTTCCCAAAATATGCGGAATAAATATCACATCTGAGTCTCAATATTATTCCTaacaaaaatcgtaaaaaaaaaaaaaaaaagtccattaatGATTTTGAATCGAAATTACgatttcaatgaaaaatatatatggagatattAATGATTTTCCTCACACATGTTAGAACATACCAAATAATAAACTCATGTATATCTTTTGACTCAGAAAAAGAAATTACCTGAAAATGAGATGTCAAACGCATGTGctcattaacatattttttttctgatagctTTCGCCTTTTGAAATATAAGTCCATTTCCTATTGGAGGAATGACCTGGCTAAAACCATTTGTATACACATTACATGTGAATCTTAAAGGGGGCTTTTAAATGTATGCTATTGGTAAGTATATTCTAGATGTATTCAAATACCCAATTTTTATAAATAGGATAATAAGAAATCAGTCCATGTGCATTTAGAATAATATTCAGAGGCTAACTAACATATgcatctttgtgtatatatatacaatacatatatatgtatgcatatatgtatatgaatgtactatatgtaattatatatatatatatatatatatatatatatatatgtatatatatatatatatatatatatatatatatatatatatgactattgtcTGGTTATCTATTTCGTTATATCTctgtctatatgtttatatatactatatacgtatttatatatatatatatatatatatatacatatgtatgtatgtatatatatatatatatatatatatatatatatatgtatgcatatatacaaatgtgtatgtatgtatatatgtatatatatatatatatatatatatatatatatatatatatatatatatatatatatatatatatgtatatatatatatatatatatatatatatatatatatatatatatatatatatgtatgtatgcatgtatacaaatgtgtatgtatatatatatatatatatagatatatatatatactgtatatatatatatatatgtatatatatgcatatatatataaatatatatatatatatatatatatatatatatatatatatatatatatatatacatactgtatatatatgtacatttacatacatattctTATTATTGTATAAATGAAGACGTAcacaagtacatacacacacacacacacacacatatatatatatatatatatatatatatatatatatatatatacacacacatatatatatgtatatatatatgcatatatatacagtatatatataaatgcatatatatagatgtatacattatatatatgtatgtatatatatatatatatgtgtgtgtatatatatatttacatacatattcttattattgtatatatgaagacgcagacaagcacacacacacactcacacacacatatgtatatatacatatatatatatatatatatatatatatatgtgtgtgtgtgtgtgtgtgtgtgtgtatatatactatgtatatagatatatataatatatatatttatatatatatatatatatatatatatatatatatatatatatatatatactgtatatgctatatatatatatatatatatatatatatatacatatatatatatatatgtatatatatatatatatatatttatatatatatatatatatatatatatatatatatatatatatactgtatatgctatatatatatatatatatacatatatatatatatatatatgtatatatatatatatatatatatatatatatatatatatatatatatatatatatatatttatatacatatgcatatatatatgcatatttatatatatatacagtatatatataaaaattatatatatatacagtatatatatatatatatatatatatatatataaatatacatatatatatatgtatgtgtatatatatatatatatatatatatatatatatatatatatgtgtgtgtgtgtgtgtgtgttcctaacaATGACATAGCTTTTTTTCCAATGTAATCATTGAAATCCTGAAGAAAATGAATGAAGAGGTCATCCTCCCTAAGTGATATTCGTACCCATTTCAAGGTCAGTGCCAGTCCAGTGCGAAAACCTTTTAGAAATTGTTTGAGTCGATTTGTTGTACTCATCTACAACAACCTTTCCAATaggaacaaaattaaatatatatatatatatatatatatatatatatatatatatatatatatatatatatatatctatatatatatacatacatacatacatacatatatatatatatatatatatatatatatatatatatatatatatatatcaatatatatatatatatatatatatatatatatatatatatatatatatatatatatatatatattagaaacaagATATATCAGTCCTAGGAACACAAGGCCATCTTTCGTCGGAAAACTTTCCTAACAAACATTTCGTTTCATTCAATGTGCCAAGAATTTTGTATAACTTAAattctctctatacatatatataaataaattgtctatctatctatctatctatctatacatttacctatctatatagatatctacttatatatctatctatctaaacttATCAGTCAACCTAACCATTGCTTACTTTGATCCCTAGAGAAATGAATGATTTTTTGCCTTAACTATACAGATGTCTAActccttttctttcatttcttatagcagacCTCCACTTGGGAACAGAACTTGGAGAGAAGGACAAAATTCTAGGAAAGGGGGACGGGGGCTTCCCATACAATATCCTCCTCTTGGGGTCTATGGGTCGAAGCGGTTTGACTTTCCTCGCATCTCTTTTCAAGCCTCAACCGGATGTGTTCTACGTCGTCGAGCCTCTACGCGAATTTGGAAAGAGGAAGTTGCTAACTCAGAAGACGGCCCAGAAAAGTCTGAAGGACATCTTTACTTGTGATATAAAGGCCTTAACTCTCTCCTCCTTCCAGCGAGACCCAACATTCTTCATCGAAAAAGTATACAATAACTGTGGGCACCATAGTTCTTGCCTGACCAGAGAGGGCATCAAATTGAGATGCATTTTATATTCCATCCGGGTGGTGAATACTATCAAGATGAGGGTAGCGTGGATAAGGCCAATCCTTAACAACGCAAAGGTCAACTTGAAGGTCATTCATATTGTGAGGGACCCCAGAGCCTCCCTCATCTCGGCGTGGCAACGTGGTTGGAATATTCCAGCGGATACATCGTGTGATAATATGGCAGCCGACCTTCAGAATGCTCTTAAATTGAAGAGGCTCCACCCAAAAAAGTGAGTTTCATTGCTTTACTGATATAGAAAGTACACTTATAAAAGTATCAAGCGACTAAAGATAGTAAGAAGAGGCACAgatgtaattataattatcattattactagctaaggtacaaccctcgttgaaaaatcaggaagctataagcccaattggtccgacagtgaaaaatagccgagtaaggaacggaaataagaaaataaataagctacaagagaagtaatgaacaattagaataacatgtTTTAGAGGAGTAactacattagaatagatctttcatatgtaaactataaaaagagacttacagcagcctgttcaacataaaaaaacaatcgCTGCCAGGTTGAACT comes from Palaemon carinicauda isolate YSFRI2023 chromosome 19, ASM3689809v2, whole genome shotgun sequence and encodes:
- the LOC137658980 gene encoding carbohydrate sulfotransferase 3-like, whose amino-acid sequence is MADGVSPEPTSLILPFNGLDWVKSIGGAADLHLGTELGEKDKILGKGDGGFPYNILLLGSMGRSGLTFLASLFKPQPDVFYVVEPLREFGKRKLLTQKTAQKSLKDIFTCDIKALTLSSFQRDPTFFIEKVYNNCGHHSSCLTREGIKLRCILYSIRVVNTIKMRVAWIRPILNNAKVNLKVIHIVRDPRASLISAWQRGWNIPADTSCDNMAADLQNALKLKRLHPKKYLAVRYEDLRDNPWGLAKKIFAFLGYHHLPPTTIDFLKTTTSNDTDPFGTSRNTGQKTQAWRSVITADQLRMIETACKPAINKIGFRLFGNIEDVRNQSVPLYKKRYENTLFVHDDSS